The stretch of DNA GCAGGTGCTGGTGAGCGTCATGGGCACAGTGTCGGACGTGCTGCACCGCCTGGGTGCACACAGCACGGAGGCCCAGGGCCTCAGCATTGCCATCAACGCCCGCTCCTTCTTCGATGATGTGAGTGCACCCGGGAGGGGTGGGCACCCCATCTCGTGCCCCTCCAGTGCCTCCCCCCACTCCCTTCCTCGAAGGCCACTGTCCCactggggcagggaggtggaggggcagGGCAGCTCCTCGGGTGCGTGGCGTGCGTGGCACAGGTGGGCCGGCCAGGGGCTGCTGCTGGCACTCGCCCTGCACCTTCAGCTGAATGCCACACCTTCACCTCAGCCCCAGGTGTCTTCACCCTCCTGACTCATCAGCCCTGTGGGTGATAGATTCTCCTTCAGGGCAAGTCAGAGGGACAAGCCCGCCCTCCCGAGTCAGCATCTGGGTTATCAGGATGCCACTGTAGGCATGCGAGGGATGAGTGTAGGTCCCTGAGGATGGCCTGAGACCCTCCCCAGGAGCCGGCAGAGCTGGGAAGCACAGCCCTGCCCCGAGAGGTGTGGGGGGGGGAGGCGCATCCCTGCCCCAGAGCCCCGTCAGAGGGAGAGGCCGAGTCCTGCCCCAGAGCCCTGTCTGACGGGGGAGGCGCAGCCCTGCCTGAGCCCTGTCTGAGGGGGGAGGCCGAGTCCTGCCCCAGAGCCCTGTGTGAGGGGGAAGGCGCAGCCCTGCCCCAGAGCCCTGTCTGAGGGGCGAGGCGCAGCCCTGCCCAGAGCCCTGTCTGAGGGGGGAGGCCCAgtcctgccccagagcctgtcTGAGGGGAGAGGCGCAGCCCTGCCCAGAGCCCTGTCTGAAGGGGGAGGCCGAGTCCTGCCCCAGAGCCCCATCTGAGCGAGGAGGCCGAGTCCTGCCCCAGAGCCCTGTCTGAGGGGGAAGGCGCAGCCCTGCCCCAGAGCCCTGTCTGAGGGGCGAGGCGCAGCCCTGCCCAGAGCCCTGTCTGAGGGGGGAGGCCAAgtcctgccccagagcctgtcTGAGGGGAGAGGCGCAGCCCTGCCCAGAGCCCTGTCTGAAGGGGGAGGCCGAgtcctgccccagagcctgtcTGAAGGGGGAGGCGCATCCCGGCCCCATAGTCCTGTCTGATGGGGGAGGCCGAGTCCTGCCTCAGAGCCCTGTGTGAGGGGGGAGGCCGAGTCCTGCCCCAGAGCCCCGTCTGAGCGAGGAGGCCGAGTCCTGCCCCAGAGCCCTGTCTGAGGGGGAAGGCGCAGCCCTGCCCCAGAGCCCTGTCTGAGGGGTGAGGCGCAGCCCTGCCCAGAGCCCTGTCTGAGGGGGGAGGCCAAgtcctgccccagagcctgtcTGAGGGGAGAGGCGCAGCCCTGCCCAGAGCCCTGTCTGAGGGGGGAGGCCGAgtcctgccccagagcctgtcTGAAGGGGGAGGCGCATCCCGGCCCCATAGTCCTGTCTGATGGGGGAGGCCGAGTCCTGCCCCAGAGCCCTGTCTGAGGGGTTAGGCCGAGTCCTACCCCAGAGCCCTGTCTGAGGGGGGAGGCCGAGTCCTGCCCCAGAGCCCTGTCTGAGGGGGGGAGGCTGAGGGGGGAGGCCGAGTCCTGCCCCAGAGCCCTGTCTGAGGGGGGAGGCTGAGGGGGGAGGCCGAGTCCTGCCCCAGAGCCCTGTCTGAGGGGGGAGGCCGAGTCCTGCCCCAGAGCCCTGTCTGAGGGGGGAGGCTGAGGGGGGAGGCCGAGTCCTGCCCCAGAGCCCTGTCTGAGGGGGGAGGCCGAGTCCTGCCCCAGAGCTGTCTGAGGGGGAAGCTCATCCCTGCCCTAGAGCCCTGTCCGAGGGGGGAGGCTGAGGTCTGTTCCTGGAGCCCCGATGAAGGGGTGCTGCTGAGGGTACTGGGCCCCACGTCCTGCCGGAGTCGAGGGGTCTGGCCGGGCTCCGAGACTCTGCCTTGCAGGAGCGGGACGAGGTCCGGGCAGCGGCCATGGCACTGTTCGGGGACCTGGTGGCGTCAGTGGCAGGCCAGCAGCTGGGCGGCCTGCGAACCCAGGTGCAGCAGACCATGGTGCCCCTGCTCCTGCACCTGAAGGACCACTGCCCCACCGTCGTCACGGTCAGTGCCCGCGACAGGCCTTCGCCTGGAGGGGCTGGGCCCCACGGTGGGCAGGGGGCTGCTGAGAGCCAGGGACACCCCCTGGGCCGCGGGGCCAGCCCCCACTGGGTTCCCGCTCCTCCCCGCGAGCACACACGTGCACTCACACACGTGCCCACGTGTGGCTGTGCGTCTGTGGTCAGGACACCGTCTGTCCTGCTCACTGCTGCGTCTCCAGCACCGGGCATGTCCTCAGGCGCAGGTGGTTCATTGAACTTGAAATATGGGCTGAGCCCTATATGTGCCAGCCGGTGCCCCACACCAGGCCATTAAGACATGCTCAGCCTTCCTGcagctcccagccactggggGGATAAACAAGCAGCCAGTTTCCAAGTGGGTGGGGACTGAACACTGCCTTCAGTCCAGGGGGCCGTGGTGCTGGCCAGGGAGGCGGGTGGGCTCAGAGTGCAGCCTGAAGGCAGCAGGAAGCAGCCGGGGAGCGCAGGCAGCTTCCTCGGGACCTCCGCCCATGCCCGGCCCTCCCTGCCGTCCCACAGCAGGCCAAGTTTGCCTTCTACCGCTGCGCCGTGCTGCTCCACTGGCGGCCACAGCACACCCTCTTCTGTACGCTGGCCTGGGAGAAGGGCCTCAGCGCCCGCCACTTCCTCTGGAGCTGCCTGGTGAGGGCCCGCAGCCGGGAGGGGATGGGAGGCTGGCTGCCAGGTCCCCACTCTGGCCCCGGCGAGTGACAGAGACGTGCTCCCCAGATGAGCCACAGCCGGGAGGAGTTCAGCATCCACTTGGCGCAGGCCCTCAGCTACCTGCACAGCCGCCACCACCACATCAAGACCTGGGCGGCACTCTTCATAGGTGAGCAGGGCGGGGGCCGGGCTCAGGAAcccccaggcctgccctgccTGAGCACCCCGACCCTCACCCTCACCCGTTCCTCCACTGCGGCTGGAACGTGGGTTCCGCTGGCGAGGAGAGGGGCGAGTGAGGGCATCTCGGGGTGTTCAGTTCTTTGGGCCAGGCCCTTCTGTGCTCTGGCCCTGTCTTTCCAGCAGTCCCTCGCACAGGAGAACTCCTTCCCTAtgccagggagggggagggagagagggaaggggggagaGGTTCAGGAGCCCCCTCCCACTGGCCGCCATGCTCTTCATCTGTCGCGCAGGTTATACCATCTGCTACCACCCCCGGGCTGTGTCCCAGATGGTCAGTGACGTGGACACAAAGCTGCTGTTCTGCAGTAAGGGAACATCCTTACTCCATCCACCCCCATCCGTGTCAGCAGGGAGCATGGGCCCCCAAACACGGCGGGCAGGGTAGGGAAGGGGAGCACCCAGGCCTGGAAGGCCGAGGAGGTGGGGTCTGGGTGTCCAACTGCCCCCACCCCATGTGGGAAGGAGGGTGCTACTCCACCAGGGCTATGGGCAGATGGGGCGTGGCGGGTACCTCTGATTCGTCCCTCCTTTCCTGGAGCTTTTGAGGATCTCAAAAAGAGCCCCGAACCCAGCGTCCGAGACTTCGCCAGCAGGCAGGCCTCCTTCCTTCAGAAGGTGGCAGCCAGACCACGGTGACCTCCAGCTGTCATCCCACCCCCGTCCCCCTCCCCCGTGCCCACTGCACCGCGCAACCCTTTCCTGTCTGCACAGAGCTTGGCTGCATGACATTTTCCCATTTGAAAGAAAGATCTAGATTCAACAAAGAAGTGTCACACCTCTGCGCTCCCTGCCCACCATCCCATGGGCCCCCTGGAGACACTGGCAGGCCAGGAGATGGGCCTGGACTGTGTGTCCCCCAGAGACAAACTGTGAAGTCTGGGCAGGGACTCCCACTTGTGGCCACTAGGTGGCTTCCCAGTGACCAGAGCCCAAACCACGGCCTGCCGATGTCCTGGGTGCTGAGCGGGCACTCCCAAGGCATCCACGGCCCTTGGGGCTCACGGCTGAGTGGAGTCACTCACCATGGCGCCCCCGCAGGCTTCAGTCTGTCTCCGGCTTAGAGCTGGTCACTGGGAGGCTGATGGTGGGGAAGAGGTCCTTGGCTGGTCTCCCTCTGCCCAGGGGACTCGAAGTCACCCTCCACCCCCGTCTCTAGCCTCCTGAGCCCCGTCAGGGCTGGCACTTGGAGTTGGCAGCAGAACTGACCTGGCTCAGTCAGATCTTCCAGGTGGGCTTGGCCCACCCTGAATGACTGAGGCGAGGGTCTCaacactctgagcctcagctgtccaatctgtaaaatgggtagtAAAACCTTCCTCCAAGACCCCTTGGAAGGTTGAGTCCAAAAGAGGTCCCCAGACTCCGAGGGAGCCCCTGAAGACCCACCTGAGCTTCAGTGGGTCTTTCCCCTCCCAGCCTTGGTTTCTCCACTTGTGCAATGGCGGGGTGGGCCCTTCCCTTGCCTGAAAGAGCCTCCTTGCTGGAGTCCTCCCTAGGGCCGCCCCCAGCTGGCCACTCTCCAGCAGGAGGTCCAGCCCCGCCCAGCCTACCCCCTGCCTTTCCCCCCATGTGCCCTCCCAAGCCCTCCCCACTTGGCCCAGGCAGAGCTTCTACCCAGACAGCTCTCCCCACATCCCCCACCTTGGGACCTCCATGTGACCCGGCCCTCAAGGGCCTGCCAAACAAGGCCCCCCACCCCTCGTCAGGCTGTCCCACCATTCCCCATAGACTGTGAGCCCCTCGGGACAGGCCTGGGGTTGCACCCAGGAGGCCCCACAACTTGGATGGTGGGTTGAAAAAAATACAGCAACTGCAGACTCACTGGTGTTGTTCAATATGACCGGGGAGAGGAGTAAATGAccctgggcagagctggggccccTACCCACCCATCTGTGAGTCTCTGAATGGCGCCACTTGAGGAGGGGCTCTGGGTGGGTTTGGCTTTTCACAGCTCTCTGTTTTGTCCGCGGGCCCCTGTGGGTGCCCCCATCCCACTTCTGCTACAACCCCTGGCTGGGAAGAGGGTTCCCTGAGCCCAGCTGGGTGGGGGGTGCCATCTCCCCTAAAAGGGAGGCTTCCCTGATTCCCCCCAGTGGGCAGTGAGCAGTCCCCCTGCCTCACCCCAGTTCATCCTGCACCTGGGAAGTCTAGTCTTAGTAAAAGCCTGGAGCTGGCTAGGCCTGGGCCCCAGAGGCTTCTGCAGCCAATGGTGACTAGATAAACCCCCGGGGGGAACCGAGACAAGTGAAGCCTGAAGTTGAGGGAGCACAGGCCTTACCAGCAGGGTGGAAGGCTCTAGACCCGGGCACACAAGAGGTGCCCTGCTAACCAGCAGCAACAGTTGACTGCCAGGCTGGCCACAGCAGGCCAGGGGCAGGAGACAGGGCCCTGAGTCCTGGTGGGGGGGACCACCATCCCACCCGGGGAAGGCGCGGCCAACCTGACCCAGGGAGGGGCCAGCCCCGAGCTCTGCAAGAGCAGAGAGCTGCTCACGGAGCAGGGCAACATCCGTGCCCTCCAGCAGGCCCAGCCCCCAACACACTCTGACCTTTCACCCCAGGAACCCCGGGGTCACCCTCCACCCCTCcagcttcccctccccaccctgaggTGAGGAGTCGGCATGTCCCTCCACCCCAAGTGGGCATCatcaccctctcccttctctgggcTTCTAAGACTGAAGTGAGGACACTTAGTGgggggcaggacagggaagccaccCCACCGGACACATGGCCCAGAAGAATTACCAAGTGACCCATCCTGTCCCTTACGGGGGCAATGCCAGTGACCTGGCCCCCAAAACAGCAACAGGGTAACTGGGCAGAGCCCACTCAGGCCTCAGCCCCTGCTCTGTTCAATCTGGGACAGCCCTGCCTTGAGCCAGGGAGTGCAGGGACCCCGCGTGGACGCCAGGGGGTGGCCAAGCACAGCCGGCAAGAGGGAACGCACCCCACAGCATCCCTGGGTGCCGCCAGCCCCCCAAGGCCACCCACACCCCGTTCTCCAGGCACATACAGCCACAGGGTCTGGTTTTATTGCCTTCGAGTGTCCAGAACACCTGACTGCCCCAGACCCAATAATTTAAGGTGCCAAGAACAGGTCAGGGGGAGGGGCCGCAGATGAGGGGCtgggcccagtggttaaaaaataCACCAGCCCCCAAACAAACAGGCCAGGAAGGAGAGCTGCCCGGAGGCGGCGTGGGCAGAGCATTAACAGGACAGCCAGGGACACGGGGCGGGGGGATTGAGGGGATTAAGCCTCAGAGGGACAGTGAGGGCTGAGggcacagagagacagacacgcGGGCAGAGACAAAAGGAAGGCTGGACCAGACAGCGGtgcgcacgcatgcacacacacacacgcacctggcgtggacagagagggagggagcagaCAGAAATCACCCACGAGGGGTGCGGGGGGGCGAGCTGGACGGCTGGTGGTGGGTGTGCCTGGGGGGCTGGGAGCAAAGGGCAGAGGGCAGCCGTGGCGGGAGCCCTTCTGAGCCCGCGGCCGGGCGCCCAGGTCCTGAGCTACATGATACAGCACTTGGTCTTGTGCGCGTGGGGGTCCTTGAACCGCAGTCTCTGCTTCGGCCGGTATTTTTCCAGGTAGGTGAGCTGTTTGCTGTTGATGGCTCCGCGCCGCTTCCTGGGCAGACGGGACCGGGGTGGGGGTCAGGTAGGACCCAGGCTCGGCCACCCGCCCTGCCCCAGAGCTGCAGGCCCCAGAGGCGAGAGGGGCTGGAGTGGGTCCCCGTGACCCACAGAGCCCTCCTACCTCTGGGCCTTTGCCCGGGGTGTTCCTTCCGCCAGAATCACAGTCACTGCAGCCACCGCTGCTGCCCTTCAGGTCACCTGGCTATCGCTCCTCCAGGCTGACCACCTCACCTCCCCAACCCCAAGGTCCCCACACTCCAAGGCCCGCATGTTTACCTGGGTACCACCCCCTGAAAGCAGAGCCCGCGGGGATGGAGCCTGGCATGCCGGCTggctgggagggagaggagaggaggcggGAGGTGGCCCTCAGGTGCCTGGGTGTGGGGGTACCTAGCACTGCCCACCAGGCACTTCCGGAGGTCACCTGTCCCCACCGCCCATGACCTCGGACATGGCCGTGGACTGGCTCTGGTCAATGATGCATGGGCCAGGGAGGAGCAAGCCTGCGCTGCTCTGAGTCACCAGGTTGGGCCCAGCCCCCGGTCACAGGCCTCGGACTGGAACTAGGGAACCGCGGGCTCAGCGAGGTGCATGGGGCAGAGCTGACGGTGAAGGCCCGGCCCTTACCCTGGGGCCGCCTGAGATCTGTGCCAAGGCACAGAGCTGCACACAGGCTCACGGAGAGAAACCGTGCgtcttgtgtgtgtgcacacatgccaGGGTCCCAAGGAGGCCAGAGCTCCTGTGGGCACACACAGGGCTGGCCGCCTGCCTGGTCAACAAGCTGGCCTCCGGGAGAAAGAGACGGCTGTGCCCTGGGAACTGTCGTCGGGGGAGCAGCACAAGACGACACCCAGGCACGGACTGTGCAcgagtctcacacacacactcacagtggGCGGGCTGGGGGCTGGCTCCGGTCCTCTGTGCCCACCCCACTGCCCCTGCTGCCACCCCGGGACCCTGCTCCACCGGGGCTCCTTTCCCAGGGGCCGCGGCAGACAGCAGCCTCCTCCCCGCAAGGAGAGGCGGCTGGGAGACCCCCATGGGGGCCGAGAATGGGGTGCAGAGGGCCCAGGGGCCAGGGCTTCAGAAGGCAGTCCTGAAAGATCCTGGGGTGTCGGCTGTCCCGGCGGGGGGTTTGGGGCAGGTGGGGCAGGTGGCACTGGGGGGGTCCTTTCACTGCTGGGCTGGGTTGGATGGCTTCTGGGGGTTCCTCCGCTCCCAAGAGCTGAGGGGAGTGACACCCCGCGTCAGGAGTGCTGGAGGCTTAAAGAGGTGTCTGCCCAAGCTCCCTGTGTCAGAGATGGGTTTGGGGCAGCCTGTTACTCAGCACTGCAGGGCCTGTGCAGACTGATGTACCCTAGGCTGAAGGAGCCATGGGCCCCAGAGAGGGGACAAGCCAGGCACTCCGTGTAGCCTCTCCTCACCCTCTGCTCCCAGTCCGGGAGCAGACCACACACAGAGACCCGTCCTCAGTCGGGGCTAGGCAGCCTGGGGGGTGCGCTGGTACCACAGCAGGAGGTTGCACTGAACTGGGGAAGGCCTCAGAGGATGGCACTGGGACAGGGGTCAGGAGTGCCTCCTGTCAGGGCCCTGGGCCCCTGCAGGGTAGGGAGGGAAGGATAAGGACCCCCTGCACCCAGACCCCGAGCACCCACCAGCGCCCTTCCCCACCAGCCACTCACTGTCGGATGAACTGGATGGCGTCCTCATACTTCATCCCGCTCTCAATGAGGGCCAGCGCCACGAGGACTGGAGCCCTGGGCGGACGGCAGGGCCAGGTCACCCAGGCCCAGGCACCCATGCCCTCCCCGACGCCTTCCCCTCGGGGCCTGGGGTGgcccaggcttccccagtggcgctCCCGCCCCATGGAGGGCACAGGCTCCGCCTGCGCCTGCTGTGTGGCCCCAGGTGGGCAGGGCCACCTCTGTGCCTCAGGCTCCTCGTGTATAAACGTGTAGGTGGGAGGGCTGAAGGAGAGAGAGCAAAGTGCTGGGCTCAGGTCTGCCCGTGGATGAGAGCTTGACTTGGTTACAAATCACGTTCACGTTTCCCATGACTAGCTGGCGGGTGTGGGGTCTTTGtgtctggggaggggcagggctgtcAGCTCCTTCCCGCACAAAGTCCCAGCCACAGCAGTGGGGAGCAGGGTCAGACTTTGGGAAGGACTtctgcccccccaacccccggaAGGAAGTCTCGTGATGTGGGCTCAGCACCCACACCCAACGGCAAGCCAGGCCAAGAGGTCCCCAAGTTCAAGCCAGCTGCCCTGCCCCCCTGGCTCACCGCCCCAGGCCGGCCACGCAGTGCACAGCCACGCAGCTGCCAGGGTCATCACAGAACTTGCTCTTCAGCAGGCTCAGCCAGTCCTCCACCACTTTGCCGGGCGGGGGCGCCCCGTCATCAAACGGCCAGTCCTGCAGAAGGCAGCAGCACGTGAGGACCCCAACTTGAAGGTGGGGTGAGAGCCGGGGCCCAGGCCAGCCTGCCCAGGGGCAGTCTGACAAGCAAGGAGGATATCGGGAGCCCCCCGAGGGTGACGGTCGGGGCAGAGGCCCCAGAGAGCGCCCCCCTGCAAGGCTCCTCCCCAtcgtctcctccaggaagccttcccagaacACCCTGCTCTTCTGGGGGGGCAGCTGCGGGAGCCTTACTCCCCCTCTCGTCAGTCCACGCTGTGGTTCTGGACTCACCCAGCCTGAGCTGTTCTGGGCCCACAGACCCAAGGGGCCTGGTCCATGAACATGGCTGACATAGGCCTGCCTgtttccccagcccccagcacagcGGCACAGAGCAGGTCGGGCCCAAGGCTGGAGGCAGCGCACTTCCCACGGGGCACATTCACGGGGGACCGAGGGGCCACCCCAGAATCAGCACCGCTTGGCAGCAGGGGTGCATCCACGTGTCCACCAAGGCCAGGTACCCAGGCATCTGACCCTGTTCCCAGAGTTCAGATTCAGCACCCCTGGAGGGCCCCTGGAGGCCACGGGTCTGCCCGGCAACTGCTTGTCTAACCTAAAGCCCTTCCTGCCGCAGGGGAGGCGTGGGAAACCCCTGTGCTCTGGGTTACTTTACGGCGTTCACTTGGTGCCCTTCAGGCACCCCCGCTCTAGACGGGAGGACCCCGGGTCACTCAGCGGGGAAGGGGCAGGCCTGCCCGCCCCAAGGCTCCGGCCCCTCTCACCACCTtcatcagcatcacctggctCGGGGGCCTCCCCACAGGGCAGGAACCACGGGGCCCATCCCACGGGGCCTGCTGCCTGGACGTCGGTCCCCACTACTAGGGACCAAGGAAACCGCCCCAAGGGTCCCTCCCCGCAGCCTCCGGAGAGCCTCCCCAGGGATCCGCCAGGTGCACCCAGCCCACCCCGGAGAGGCACCCGCTGCCTGGCAACAGGGCCCCAGAAGCCGAGCGAGATGGAGAGGAGCCCAGGGGCCGCGCCGACGCTCTGGAGATACAGCCTGCCCACAGACACGGCGGGGGCAACCGGGTGCACAGCAAGGCCACACACACCTGCCACCCCGCCCGGACCcggccacccccccaccccaccacacgCGGCCCTCACCACAACCGTGATGCCGTCCTTCTCCAGCGGGGCCTTGTCGTAGGTCACCTCACACACGCGCACCACGGTGGTGGCCCCGTACTTCTTCAGGTCCTGGCAGGGATGGAGGAGGGCGACAGGGCTGGGCAGGGGACCCCACGGCCCTCTACGGGACAGAAAGGCTGGGGCCCAGCGTGAATCGCCAGCGGCTCACGGACTTTTGGGCTCAGGGACCTGTGGGGATGGGACAGCTCTTCCTGATGCTTCTGGGGGCGAGTGTCCCTGAGCTTGCCCCACGGCAGGCAGGGTGACCCACCCACCCGCATCACCACTGAGGCGTCACAGCTGGGAGCCCAACTTCCAGCACGACCTCCCTCCTCTTGGATGCTCAGAACCCCAGAGCACTCCAGCAACTTCCAGACCAAGCTCCCGGGTCCCCAGGCAGGGCGAAGACACCAGAACCCACACATGAGCCCCTGCGTAGTCCTGCTCTGAGCAGCCCTCCCAGCCCGGACTGCAGGGACAGGTCCACCCCGGGGCTAGACCCTGCATGGGGGCCTTCAGGGTCTGAGGGGAGGGGCACCTCGGGGCGGGGAGGGTGGGCACCTGCCCAGAGGACACCCAGGAGGAAGCCCCAAGCTACCCGGGGAAAGGTCAAGGCAGTTCACAGCCAGCGCAGGGATATTTATACACCGGGGTGGGGGCGATTCGCTGCATGGGGTCCACGTGCAGCCACCCCCACCTGCTCCCGGCAGCTATTTTAGGAGCAGTGAGGAATCAGCCGCTGGACCTTGCTCATCATGCGATGAGGACACTGGACACAGAGAGGAGAGCACAGAGCTATTCTGAGAATGCGGGGagcagggggcggggcaggggcggagcggggtggggcaggggcggggcaggcggggcggggcggggcggggcggggcaggggcggggcaggggcggggcaggggcggggcagaGCTCTGAGCCAAAGGGGCACTGCAGATTCCTCTGGGCCTGCAGCTGAGGGTGCTGCCACCCAGACCAGGCTGGGCCCGGACCTCATGACAGACTGAGTGCTGACACCTGCCCCACTCTGAGCCCTGACCCTGGTCACACACTGAGCCCTGAGCCTGGTCCTACTCTGAACCCTGAGCCTGGTTCCACTCAGCCCTGAGCCTGGTCACACCCTGAGCCCTGACCCTGCTCACACTCTGAGCCCTGACCCTGCTCACACTCTGAGCCCTGACCCTGCTCACACTCTGAGCCCTGACCCTGCTCACACTCTGAGCCCTGACCCTGCTCACACTCTGAGCCCTGAGCCTGCTCACACTCTGACTCCCGACACTGGTCCCACACTAAGCCCTGACCCTGCTCACATTCTGAGCCCTGACCCCAATCATGGGCCATGCAGGGGGCAGCCCTCCTCCACAGGGTCCCCAGCTCAATGTCTAGAGTCCAGGCCTCCCGACGGCAGGGTGCCGACTGCCTCCCTCCATAGTCTAGCGTCTACACAGTTGCTGAAGTCCTCCTGTGCCCGGGCCCCTGTTCAACCACGAGGAGCACTCAGAGGGGCTTATATCTTGCTGCAGAGGGAACAGCTGGAGGTCTGAGGTCACAAAAGGCCCAGCACACAGTCACAGGCTCTGTAAACAGCAAGGAGCACTGCAGAGGCCAGTCTCCTCCAGGAGCCCCACGGAGAACGGCAGACTCTGCAAACATTTGGTCCCATCTGCCGGGGCCACGAGCAGCAGACAGCGCGCCTGCTGGTTCTCGGGGTACAGTGGTCACTCTCTCCCATGGCTGGCTTGGACTGCTGCCCAGCCCTTCTTCACACAGATACCTGTGCCGAGAGCTCCCAGGAGCCCCTGGAGCCCATGGGCTTCCCGTAGCCTGGGCTGGCTGTGAAGCTGGCCTTCATGCCCTGTCCCCACTCTGCCTTCTCCAGGCTGTCTAAGCAGCCGGTCCTCTCCTGGGGGAAccaccaccctcttctcctcctactcaGCCTCTGTACAGAGGCCAGATGGCCAGCAAAGGGCTCAGGACTGCACCAGCCACAGGGACGTCCTGAGGATGCGAGGCCTGTCTCACCTCCTACCTCTGCACCTGTCTCTGGTCAGGTGGCACGGGTCCCACTGCCCATCCCACTGACCCCCCGCAGCCCTCACACCCCAGCCCCACACACACTCTCGTGTGCCTCTCCCAGGGGGCCTGTCATCCCAAGCTCTCCTCTCACTCAGAGGCCCCCAGCCTCACCGTGAGGCGTGCCAGATGCTCACCTCGATGAAGCTGCTGAGGGTGGCGTTGGTGGGGTTGTGCGTGATGAGGAAGCGCATGTTCTTGTAGCTGACCTCCACAGGGGCCGGCCGGTTCATCCGCGCCATGGCTGCTGCCCGCAGACGGGGCTGGGGACGTGAACGCAAGAAGGGCCCACCACCCCCCAGAACCCGAGGGGCACGAGATCCCTGTGCTTGTccaagagagagaaaatgctttaaaaaaaaaaaaaaaaaaacctgccccCCAGACCCCGCACAAATATTGTGCAAATACTTGGGTGGGGGAGGATGCTGCCCGGATCACGGGtggatgattaaaaaaagaaaacccaacacTTTACAACACAGAACAAAAGAGCCCCCAGAAGTAAAACAGGCGAAGTCCAAGCTCCTGCCTCTCAGGGCTGGAGGATTACTAGCGGGCAAAAGCAGAAATAACAACCACGAAAAAACTCAGcaaagagaactttaaaaagcCCAAAGTGAATCCGGCTGCCGAAGCCGTGGCCAGCGCTGCGCCTGTCACCGGGGACACCCCCCTCAGCATCGGTGGATGGCTAGAGGGCCACTCTGCTCCAAGGCCCCAGACCCCAAGGATTAAAGGCAGAACGAACTTGAAACTGAACCAATGGGGCCGccgtggggtgggggtgacagGCAGCGGCCGCAGGCGGACAGCGGGCAGCAGTGACACGGGGCCTCCGTCACGTTACCCCATTGGGGTAGGGCGAGTCCTGGAGCGGGGCGGGGGGCTCAGGCCACAGAGCCAGCCCCGGGCCAGGCGGCGGAGGCCATGAGCGGGCGAGGGCAATGGTGAGGCCGGAGGCACGGGGGCCTCAGCAGCGGGCACGGTGCAGATGCTGGGCGCGGCAGTACTCAGGGCTGCCCCCCGAGGGCCTCTCCATAAATCCCAG from Ovis aries strain OAR_USU_Benz2616 breed Rambouillet chromosome 9, ARS-UI_Ramb_v3.0, whole genome shotgun sequence encodes:
- the PTP4A3 gene encoding protein tyrosine phosphatase type IVA 3, with product MARMNRPAPVEVSYKNMRFLITHNPTNATLSSFIEDLKKYGATTVVRVCEVTYDKAPLEKDGITVVDWPFDDGAPPPGKVVEDWLSLLKSKFCDDPGSCVAVHCVAGLGRAPVLVALALIESGMKYEDAIQFIRQKRRGAINSKQLTYLEKYRPKQRLRFKDPHAHKTKCCIM